One part of the Clarias gariepinus isolate MV-2021 ecotype Netherlands chromosome 24, CGAR_prim_01v2, whole genome shotgun sequence genome encodes these proteins:
- the ungb gene encoding uracil-DNA glycosylase gives MQCSDNFPAAYTKRVLLMSQEKIYSSGVQLTVEQLKQIEQKRQEALKRRFDRNELMPIGESWRKHIGSEFTKPYFTKLMSFVAEERKHFTVYPSKEEVFLWTNMCAFEAVKVVILGQDPYPRKGQAHGLCFSVPRLSPPPPSLENIFTELAIDIKDFQHPNHGNLTGWAKQGVLLLNSVLTVRSREPTSHQGYGWEDFTDAVIQTLSRNLKGLVFLLWGSYAQRKGKFIDRSKHHVLETSHPSPFSAHMGFFGCKHFSKTNILLQASGMIPIDWNAL, from the exons ATGCAGTGCTCAGATAATTTTCCAGCAGCATATACAAAACGTGTCTTATTAATGTCTCAAG aaaaaatatatagcagTGGTGTGCAGCTTACAGTTGAGCAGCTGAAGCAAATAGAACAGAAGAGACAAGAAGCTTTGAAGAGGCGTTTTGACCGCAATGAACTTATGCCCATTGGAGAAAGCTGGCGCAAGCATATCGGGTCTGAATTCACCAAACCTTACTTCACTAAG CTTATGTCTTTTGTCGCTGAAGAGAGGAAACATTTCACTGTCTATCCGAGTAAAGAGGAAGTCTTCTTATGGACAAACATGTGTGCATTCGAAGCT GTGAAAGTGGTCATCCTTGGCCAAGACCCATATCCCAGAAAAGGCCAGGCTCATGGTCTGTGCTTCAGTGTACCAAGGCTTTCACCACCACCTCCAAG CTTGGAAAATATATTCACTGAACTTGCAATAGATATCAAGGACTTTCAACACCCTAATCATGGTAACCTGACAGGATGGGCTAAACAAG GTGTTCTACTACTGAACTCTGTCCTGACAGTGAGAAGCAGAGAGCCAACATCCCATCAAGGTTATGGATGGGAAGATTTCACTGATGCAGTGATCCAAACCCTAAGTAGAAATCTAAAAGGCCTGGTCTTCCTGCTGTGGGGGTCATATGCTCAGAGGAAAGGCAAATTCATTGATCGA TCGAAGCATCATGTTCTTGAGACAAGCCATCCCTCACCATTCTCTGCTCACATGGGCTTTTTTGGATGCAAACACTTCTCAAAGACAAACATCTTACTTCAAGCATCTGGAATGATACCAATTGATTGGAACGCACTGTAA